The following coding sequences are from one Nicotiana tomentosiformis chromosome 3, ASM39032v3, whole genome shotgun sequence window:
- the LOC104088770 gene encoding WRKY transcription factor 55 → MGNLELPPEDGFTWRKYGQKEILGSRFPRAYYRCTHQKLYNCPAKKQVQRLDDDPYVFEVTYRSQHTCYMSATAPTVPPPSVEEITRQTTTTLPPYLPLPPPTSASLSAHWLSMDIKPQRDQGTSTIPFDIQRDFGHSTGGSLASICNMVSTGGGSAGPSGGRYGREVDYQLPVVDMADAMFNFSGSSSNNSMDIIFSSIDDKWDSAEKKE, encoded by the exons ATGGGAAATCTTGAACTCCCTCCTGAGGATGGttttacttggagaaaatatggTCAGAAAGAGATCCTTGGTTCTAGGTTCCCAAG GGCTTATTATAGATGCACCCACCAAAAGCTATACAATTGTCCAGCCAAAAAGCAAGTCCAGCGCCTTGACGATGATCCTTACGTATTTGAAGTAACATACCGATCTCAACACACTTGCTATATGTCCGCCACAGCTCCCACTGTGCCTCCTCCGTCAGTAGAAGAGATAACTCGTCAAACCACCACAACCCTTCCACCATATCTGCCGTTGCCGCCACCAACTTCAGCCTCCTTAAGCGCGCATTGGCTCTCCATGGATATTAAGCCACAAAGAGATCAAGGCACAAGCACTATTCCATTTGACATACAAAG GGATTTTGGGCACAGTACTGGTGGTTCACTAGCTAGCATATGCAATATGGTGAGCACCGGCGGCGGCAGTGCGGGGCCCTCCGGTGGTAGATATGGGAGGGAAGTTGACTATCAGCTGCCGGTGGTGGATATGGCGGACGCCATGTTTAATTTTTCTGGGAGTAGTAGCAATAATAGTATGGACATCATCTTCTCTTCCATTGATGACAAATGGGACTCGGCAGAAAAGAAAGAATAG